The proteins below come from a single Vicugna pacos unplaced genomic scaffold, VicPac4 SAC-SAT, whole genome shotgun sequence genomic window:
- the LOC140692112 gene encoding uncharacterized protein isoform X1, with protein MFPWQVMTESDFSEFSFVFRQMYLTMYVNNDFKLETEKNCHFCQLGCRKIWTSGFHKWAELCHNGYSAAESAVIYPMWSSAEENVKTLQEREVAYINADSYTEGNYTLRVDCTPLLFQLVYKLTEEWKNQTSFIWRNAIGC; from the exons atgtttccatggcaagtgatgacagaaagtgacttcagtgaattttcctttgtttttaggcagatgtacctaaccatgtatgttaacaatgatttcaagctggagactgagaagaactgccatttttgccagctgggatgcagaaaaatttggacttctgggttccacaaatgggctgag ctctgtcataatggatactctgccgcagaatcagctgtcatctatcccatgtggtcaagcgcagag gagaatgtgaaaacactccaggagagagaggttgcatatatcaatgcagactcatacacagaag gcaattatactctcagagttgactgtacaccccttcttttccagttggtatataaactgacagaagag tggaagaatcagacatcattcatctggagaaatgctattggctgctga
- the LOC140692112 gene encoding uncharacterized protein isoform X2, whose product MCYSGRSSGLLGIWRQMYLTMYVNNDFKLETEKNCHFCQLGCRKIWTSGFHKWAELCHNGYSAAESAVIYPMWSSAEENVKTLQEREVAYINADSYTEGNYTLRVDCTPLLFQLVYKLTEEWKNQTSFIWRNAIGC is encoded by the exons atgtgttattctgggagatcatcaggacttctgggtatttggag gcagatgtacctaaccatgtatgttaacaatgatttcaagctggagactgagaagaactgccatttttgccagctgggatgcagaaaaatttggacttctgggttccacaaatgggctgag ctctgtcataatggatactctgccgcagaatcagctgtcatctatcccatgtggtcaagcgcagag gagaatgtgaaaacactccaggagagagaggttgcatatatcaatgcagactcatacacagaag gcaattatactctcagagttgactgtacaccccttcttttccagttggtatataaactgacagaagag tggaagaatcagacatcattcatctggagaaatgctattggctgctga